A window from Tenacibaculum singaporense encodes these proteins:
- a CDS encoding alpha-2-macroglobulin family protein, protein MRKIIGVFALIFLMVIANSCKKAVTTESNVNEFGEYISVFPDKLISVTPNLKFVLKKKITTNFEATEVITTKPAIKGEVVLNDNELVFVPAEKLKSNQEYLITLHLSKLYEDIDENLENFTVNVKTKELLFNVSLQSPTVYNKNLYAVEGELTASDIIETDKIPSLVKATYNGKTKPIKFSTVGKVSSKVYFKIDSIQRFEDDKQLKVEWTGAPVQSESKGSREVTITGKNNFKVLSVEVVDTDKQHIEINFSDPLQKSQNLKGLIQFLNTQKRAFTYKIKSNKVTVYPKSSFTQKVDIEIFKGIKSADGYTLKENTIKTVYFEELKPAVKFIKSGSILPNSNNLKINFSAVNLKAVDATVYKIYKENVLQFLQYNDLSNQGNLRYVGRPVAKYTVNLGNQGLDLSKENAFAIDLADIVKVENGAMYRVEFSFNKDYSNYKCAEGVSTKTIVFGKKEIDTKSYDNPNYYDDYYYDYSWRDRENPCTTSYYYNKNISTNILATNIGVIVKKGNNNKIVVAVTDILTTDVIEGAKVTLYNLQKQPVTSAATNKEGIVSFSDITNAFFAVVTKNNNTTYVKLKDGEALSMSKFDVSGVKLQEGIKGYIYGERGVWRPGDQLFLTFVLNDNANPIPEEHPIKFELINPQGKIIDRKVLPKKSNNVYTYAPTTNPEAITGNWKLRVSVGGAVFNKTLKVETIKPNRLKIKLATDAEFIKANSTITGNVEVKWLHGAIARGLKLDINGKFSQTNTEFSKFKNYNFDDVTRRFGTEEFKVLKGSLSSEGTTKFSVKPKLDSKAPGMLRASFITKVYENGGDFSTDVFSNKVSPYTSYAGLQDAEEPQSKNYLFTDENYTFNVASVNEEGVGIANTLEVNVYKLSWRWWWSTSDNGLSSYDGTRYHEPYKKLKVTTNASGKGTFKLKVDENDWGRYLIKVKDSKSKHVTSNVVYFDWPSWYAKKKGNQDKSNATMLIFTTDKESYEVDEKATVKFPSSEGGKAFITIENGTEVLDHFWIPTQAQQTSFSFPVKASYTPNVFVNISLLQKHSQTVNDLPIRMYGSIPMLVHNPATKLEPKIQLADELRPESTATIRVKEEKGRAMTYTIALVDEGLLDLTRFKTPNPWGVFYARQSLGVKTWDIFDDVIGAYGGKVNQILSIGGDEAEAGSKNRKANRFKPMVAYLGPFDLEKGDSKEHKIKIPKYVGSVRAMVVATDTKKDAYGSDEKTAFVRKPVMILASLPRKITPQETVTLPVTVFAMKPNIKNVKVTVQPNEAYTIVGDKTQTVSFSQPDEKMAYFTLKVNDFKGIGKVKIDASSGREKASYEVEIDVLNPNPVTTEVKDVVLKSNEVGEINFTSFGTKGTNAATLELSTLPPMNFTKRLGYLIRYPHGCVEQTTSSAFPQLFLPELFELSKEKIASTERNIKAAIQRLSDFQLSNGGLSYWQGNSTADSWGTSYAGHFMIVAEKKGYVLPIGFKSKWIGYQKQQARNWRNNSRYYNNSLSQAYRLYTLSLANSPDLASMNRLRESMGVSDEAKMRLASAYALIGKKAIAKSILKGITGYTHTKRYYSNYGSETRNKAMSLETYMLLDDETKSIKLAKEIAENLSSERWMSTQTTAYSLLAMSQYAMKNGGSDGINASYILNKASGKANTSKSLLAKDLIAIQKENSLKITNKNNGVLYVRILNKGILPVGEEKVFQKNLETTITYKTKDGARITPDNLSQGTNFVAEVTVKNPTSETIENVALTQYIPSGWEIVNTRFTDFGNNTTSSKVDYTDIRDASISNYFTLKKYETKTFRVLVNASYLGEYYLPGVQVEAMYDNDYIARTKGQWIKVIK, encoded by the coding sequence ATGAGAAAAATTATTGGCGTTTTTGCACTAATCTTTTTAATGGTTATTGCTAATTCGTGTAAAAAAGCAGTTACTACAGAAAGTAATGTAAATGAGTTTGGAGAGTATATTAGTGTTTTTCCTGATAAACTAATATCGGTAACCCCAAATTTAAAGTTTGTATTAAAAAAGAAAATAACAACAAACTTTGAGGCAACTGAAGTTATTACTACCAAACCTGCTATAAAAGGAGAAGTAGTTTTAAATGATAATGAGTTAGTTTTTGTACCTGCAGAAAAATTAAAAAGTAATCAAGAATACTTAATAACGCTTCACTTATCAAAATTATACGAAGATATTGATGAAAATTTAGAGAATTTTACAGTAAATGTAAAAACTAAAGAGTTACTATTTAACGTTTCCTTACAATCTCCGACGGTATATAATAAAAACTTATATGCAGTTGAGGGAGAGTTGACAGCTAGTGATATTATTGAAACAGACAAAATACCATCTTTAGTAAAAGCGACTTATAATGGAAAGACAAAGCCTATAAAGTTTAGTACTGTAGGAAAAGTAAGTTCTAAAGTCTATTTTAAAATAGATAGTATACAACGTTTTGAAGATGATAAACAATTAAAAGTAGAGTGGACAGGAGCTCCAGTACAATCAGAATCTAAAGGGAGTAGAGAAGTAACGATAACAGGGAAAAACAACTTTAAAGTATTAAGTGTAGAAGTTGTTGATACAGATAAGCAACATATTGAAATAAACTTTTCAGACCCATTACAAAAATCACAAAACTTAAAAGGATTAATTCAGTTTTTAAACACTCAAAAAAGAGCTTTCACTTATAAGATAAAAAGCAATAAAGTAACTGTATATCCTAAATCATCATTTACACAAAAAGTAGATATAGAAATATTCAAAGGAATAAAGAGTGCAGATGGTTATACTTTAAAAGAAAATACAATTAAAACAGTGTATTTTGAAGAATTAAAACCTGCTGTAAAGTTTATAAAAAGCGGATCAATACTTCCAAATTCTAATAACTTAAAAATAAACTTTAGTGCTGTAAATTTAAAAGCCGTAGATGCAACTGTTTATAAAATTTATAAAGAGAATGTACTACAGTTTTTACAGTATAATGATTTAAGTAACCAAGGAAACTTACGTTACGTAGGTCGTCCAGTAGCAAAATACACGGTAAACCTAGGCAATCAAGGATTAGATTTAAGTAAAGAAAATGCTTTTGCTATTGATTTGGCAGATATAGTAAAAGTGGAGAATGGAGCAATGTATAGAGTTGAGTTTTCATTCAATAAAGACTATTCAAATTATAAATGTGCTGAAGGTGTTTCAACCAAAACTATAGTTTTTGGGAAAAAAGAAATAGATACTAAAAGTTATGATAATCCTAATTATTATGATGACTATTATTATGATTATAGTTGGAGAGATAGAGAAAATCCTTGTACAACATCATACTACTACAATAAAAATATTAGCACAAACATTTTAGCTACAAATATTGGTGTTATAGTTAAAAAGGGAAACAATAATAAAATAGTAGTAGCAGTTACGGATATACTTACCACTGACGTTATTGAAGGCGCTAAAGTAACTTTATACAATTTACAAAAACAACCAGTTACATCAGCAGCTACAAATAAAGAAGGAATTGTTTCTTTTTCTGATATTACTAATGCCTTTTTTGCAGTAGTTACTAAAAACAACAATACAACTTATGTGAAATTGAAAGACGGTGAAGCGCTTTCAATGAGTAAGTTTGATGTTTCTGGAGTGAAATTACAAGAAGGAATTAAAGGATATATTTATGGAGAGCGTGGAGTGTGGCGACCAGGAGACCAACTATTTTTAACTTTTGTTTTAAATGATAATGCGAATCCAATTCCAGAGGAACACCCAATAAAATTTGAATTAATAAATCCGCAAGGAAAAATAATCGATAGAAAAGTACTTCCAAAAAAATCAAACAATGTATACACATACGCTCCTACAACAAACCCAGAAGCTATTACTGGGAATTGGAAGTTACGTGTAAGTGTTGGTGGAGCTGTTTTCAACAAAACATTAAAAGTTGAAACTATCAAACCGAATCGATTAAAGATTAAACTAGCTACAGATGCAGAGTTTATCAAAGCAAATTCAACTATTACAGGAAATGTAGAAGTAAAATGGTTACATGGAGCAATAGCAAGAGGATTAAAGTTAGATATCAACGGAAAATTCTCACAAACCAATACGGAGTTTTCAAAATTCAAAAACTATAATTTTGATGATGTAACTCGTCGATTTGGAACAGAAGAGTTTAAAGTACTAAAAGGAAGTTTAAGTAGCGAAGGAACTACTAAGTTCTCGGTAAAACCTAAATTAGATAGTAAAGCTCCAGGAATGTTAAGAGCGAGTTTTATTACAAAAGTGTATGAAAATGGAGGAGACTTTAGTACAGATGTATTTTCTAATAAAGTGTCACCGTATACTTCGTATGCAGGGTTACAAGATGCTGAAGAACCACAATCTAAAAACTATTTATTTACAGATGAAAACTATACATTTAATGTAGCTTCAGTAAACGAAGAAGGAGTAGGAATAGCAAATACTTTAGAAGTAAATGTATATAAATTATCATGGCGTTGGTGGTGGAGTACTTCTGATAATGGATTGTCTAGTTATGATGGTACACGTTACCATGAGCCGTATAAAAAACTGAAAGTAACAACAAATGCAAGTGGTAAAGGAACTTTTAAATTAAAGGTTGATGAAAACGATTGGGGACGTTACTTGATAAAAGTAAAAGACTCAAAAAGTAAGCACGTTACCTCAAATGTAGTGTATTTTGATTGGCCTTCTTGGTATGCTAAGAAAAAAGGAAATCAAGATAAGAGTAACGCTACGATGCTGATATTTACAACCGATAAAGAATCGTATGAAGTAGATGAAAAAGCAACTGTGAAGTTTCCGTCTTCAGAAGGAGGAAAAGCGTTTATTACCATAGAAAACGGAACAGAAGTATTAGATCATTTCTGGATACCAACACAAGCACAACAAACATCGTTTAGTTTCCCAGTAAAAGCGAGTTATACACCAAATGTATTTGTAAACATTTCATTGTTACAAAAACATAGTCAAACAGTAAACGATTTACCAATTCGTATGTACGGTTCAATACCAATGTTGGTACATAATCCTGCAACCAAATTAGAACCAAAAATTCAGTTAGCGGACGAGTTAAGACCAGAATCAACAGCTACCATTCGAGTAAAAGAAGAAAAAGGTAGGGCGATGACTTATACCATTGCACTGGTAGATGAAGGTTTGTTAGATTTAACACGTTTTAAGACACCAAACCCTTGGGGAGTGTTCTATGCACGTCAGTCTTTAGGAGTAAAAACATGGGATATTTTTGATGACGTTATTGGTGCTTACGGTGGAAAAGTAAATCAAATATTAAGTATTGGAGGAGATGAAGCAGAGGCAGGAAGTAAAAACCGAAAAGCGAATCGATTCAAACCAATGGTTGCGTATTTAGGCCCTTTCGATTTAGAAAAAGGAGACAGTAAGGAACATAAAATAAAAATACCTAAATATGTAGGATCTGTTCGAGCTATGGTGGTGGCTACTGATACTAAAAAAGATGCGTACGGTAGCGATGAAAAAACAGCTTTTGTACGAAAACCAGTAATGATTTTAGCATCATTGCCTCGTAAAATAACACCACAAGAAACTGTTACCTTACCAGTTACTGTTTTTGCAATGAAACCAAACATTAAAAATGTAAAAGTTACAGTACAACCAAACGAAGCATATACTATTGTAGGAGATAAAACGCAAACCGTTTCATTTAGTCAGCCAGATGAAAAAATGGCGTATTTCACCTTGAAAGTAAATGATTTTAAAGGAATTGGCAAAGTAAAAATAGACGCAAGTTCAGGAAGAGAAAAAGCATCTTACGAAGTAGAAATAGATGTGTTAAATCCAAATCCAGTAACTACTGAAGTAAAAGATGTCGTATTGAAATCTAATGAAGTAGGGGAGATTAACTTTACAAGTTTTGGTACTAAAGGAACGAACGCAGCTACGTTAGAGTTATCAACCTTACCACCAATGAACTTTACCAAGCGTTTGGGATACTTAATTCGTTATCCACATGGTTGTGTAGAGCAAACTACGTCAAGTGCCTTTCCACAATTATTTTTACCAGAATTATTTGAATTATCAAAAGAAAAGATAGCTTCAACAGAAAGAAATATAAAAGCAGCAATTCAACGTTTATCAGATTTCCAATTATCTAATGGAGGATTGTCGTACTGGCAAGGAAATAGTACCGCGGATAGTTGGGGAACGTCTTATGCAGGTCATTTTATGATAGTAGCAGAGAAGAAAGGATATGTGTTACCTATTGGATTCAAATCAAAATGGATAGGATATCAAAAGCAACAAGCACGTAATTGGAGAAATAACTCACGTTATTACAACAACTCTTTATCACAAGCATATAGGTTATACACGTTAAGCTTAGCAAATAGTCCTGATTTAGCATCAATGAACCGTTTACGAGAATCAATGGGAGTTTCAGATGAAGCAAAAATGAGATTAGCAAGTGCGTATGCTTTAATAGGTAAAAAGGCTATTGCAAAATCTATTTTAAAAGGAATAACCGGTTATACCCATACAAAACGATATTATTCAAACTATGGTTCTGAAACTAGAAACAAAGCAATGTCGTTAGAAACCTATATGTTGTTGGACGATGAAACAAAATCAATAAAATTAGCAAAAGAAATTGCTGAAAATCTATCAAGCGAGCGTTGGATGAGTACACAAACTACAGCCTATAGTTTGTTGGCAATGAGCCAATATGCTATGAAAAATGGAGGTAGTGACGGAATTAACGCAAGTTATATCTTAAATAAGGCTTCAGGAAAAGCAAATACTTCAAAATCGCTGTTAGCAAAAGATTTAATAGCTATTCAAAAAGAAAATTCATTAAAAATAACCAACAAAAACAATGGTGTTTTATATGTACGTATACTAAACAAAGGAATTTTGCCAGTAGGTGAAGAAAAAGTATTCCAAAAGAATTTAGAAACCACTATTACATACAAAACAAAAGATGGGGCTCGTATTACTCCAGATAACTTGTCACAAGGAACCAACTTTGTAGCTGAAGTTACAGTAAAGAATCCAACAAGTGAAACGATTGAAAATGTAGCATTAACGCAATACATTCCTTCAGGGTGGGAAATCGTGAATACACGTTTTACTGATTTTGGAAACAATACAACATCTTCAAAAGTAGATTATACTGATATACGAGATGCAAGTATCAGTAACTACTTTACCTTGAAGAAGTACGAAACCAAAACATTTAGAGTATTAGTGAATGCTTCGTATTTAGGTGAATATTATTTACCAGGAGTACAGGTAGAAGCAATGTATGACAACGATTATATAGCTCGTACTAAAGGACAGTGGATTAAAGTAATAAAATAA
- the miaE gene encoding tRNA-(ms[2]io[6]A)-hydroxylase, translated as MLGLQFDTETSWVEVAKNGLEQLLTDHAFAEQKAASNAVSIIINYSEETELVKDMSDIAIEEMEHFRMVHNIMIERGMVLGQATKNDYALKLQKFFPHTGNRTEALIHRLLVAALIEARSCERFKVFADNMEDEQLSKFYLDLMVSEANHYTLFLGYARKYMDREIVDKKWEDLLAFEAEMMRERGKTAKVHG; from the coding sequence ATGCTTGGATTACAATTTGACACAGAAACTTCATGGGTTGAAGTTGCTAAAAATGGATTAGAACAACTATTAACAGATCATGCTTTTGCTGAACAAAAAGCTGCTTCAAATGCTGTGTCAATTATTATCAATTACTCTGAAGAAACTGAACTTGTTAAAGATATGAGTGATATTGCCATTGAAGAAATGGAACATTTTAGAATGGTACATAACATAATGATAGAGCGGGGTATGGTTTTAGGACAAGCTACTAAAAATGACTATGCTTTAAAATTGCAAAAATTCTTCCCACATACCGGAAATAGAACTGAAGCTTTAATTCATCGACTTTTAGTTGCTGCTTTGATAGAGGCACGTAGTTGTGAGCGTTTTAAGGTTTTTGCTGATAATATGGAAGATGAACAATTATCTAAATTTTATTTGGATTTAATGGTTTCTGAAGCAAATCATTACACCTTATTTTTAGGGTATGCCCGTAAGTATATGGATCGTGAAATCGTTGATAAAAAATGGGAAGATTTATTGGCTTTCGAAGCCGAAATGATGCGAGAAAGAGGTAAAACTGCAAAAGTTCACGGATAG
- a CDS encoding DUF4268 domain-containing protein, translated as MFSKEESARLRKEFWTSFGKSFPRKWLLYNTKIKGFAFKFQADRKKASVCLDFEHPEEIANELLYDQLLSLKKILESEYLPEVIFDDNFELDNHKIIRRIYVPFDKKFSIHNKDTWRDCYEFYVEAMTQFELFFYEYEDFIKQAI; from the coding sequence GTGTTTAGCAAAGAAGAATCTGCTCGTTTACGCAAAGAGTTTTGGACAAGTTTTGGTAAGTCTTTTCCAAGAAAATGGTTGTTATACAATACCAAAATAAAAGGGTTTGCTTTTAAGTTTCAAGCGGATAGAAAAAAAGCTTCCGTTTGTTTAGATTTTGAACATCCTGAAGAAATAGCCAATGAACTACTTTATGATCAGCTACTTTCTTTAAAAAAAATACTGGAAAGTGAATATTTACCTGAAGTTATATTTGACGATAACTTTGAGCTAGATAATCACAAGATTATTCGTAGAATTTACGTCCCTTTTGATAAAAAATTCAGTATTCATAATAAAGATACTTGGCGAGATTGTTATGAGTTTTATGTTGAAGCTATGACACAGTTTGAATTGTTTTTTTATGAGTATGAAGACTTTATAAAACAGGCTATCTAG
- a CDS encoding CAP domain-containing protein, which yields MNNYPLKLLVLFCALIITSCSSNEAEIIDSTPEMSASINEKPIEADILDLINTYRVNNGFSSLSKLQTIKSQTSNHTNYMIEKDEVSHDFFYQRKEYLAENADAVKVGENVAYGYSTAEAVVNAWIKSDGHRENIEGDYTHFEVTAEKSANGKWYYTNIFVKK from the coding sequence ATGAATAACTACCCCCTCAAGTTATTGGTGCTGTTTTGTGCACTAATAATAACATCTTGCTCTTCTAACGAAGCCGAGATAATTGACAGTACCCCAGAAATGTCAGCTAGCATCAATGAAAAACCGATAGAAGCAGACATCTTAGACCTAATTAACACTTATAGAGTTAATAATGGCTTTTCTTCACTAAGCAAGTTACAAACTATTAAGTCACAAACAAGCAATCATACTAACTATATGATTGAGAAAGACGAGGTTTCACACGACTTTTTTTACCAACGTAAAGAGTATTTAGCTGAAAATGCTGATGCTGTTAAAGTAGGTGAAAATGTAGCTTATGGTTATTCTACCGCAGAAGCTGTAGTTAATGCTTGGATTAAAAGCGATGGGCACAGAGAAAATATTGAAGGTGATTATACTCACTTTGAAGTTACTGCTGAAAAAAGTGCTAACGGTAAGTGGTATTACACTAATATTTTTGTAAAGAAATAG
- a CDS encoding OmpA family protein — MKTKITLLILIFSFSYSFSQKRVADKFFRDYAYVKAAEFYESAVKKGDSTAYTLARLGDCYYNNSDSKKAAHWYQLAAESEEGLSNENIHRYVQSLRSIGEYEKADEWLQKLPDAKGSLSKEDYEKLMTLNNDTINIYNLEVNTKNSDFGPYVTGNKFVFSSAKNNNGKIYEWNNEPYLDLYEAKINVENGIKTIEDVVPITSSKINTSFHESSVAITKDGTTMYFTRNNLNKRDKLDYDKEGTSHLKIYKATLVNGQWDNIEEPSFNDDIYSSGHPALSPDEKTLYFTSDRPGGYGFTDIYKVAILPDGTYGDPVNMGDKINTIGREMFPYVAKDYTLYFSSDGYANLGLLDIYKSSLLNNNSSEVKNLGAPFNSGYDDFAFFLNEDNKTGYFSSNRPGGKGHDDIYSFEKCKQFISGKVFDKRTNELLSDALVELVDTTGKVVETITTKEDGSYFFEVNCGKKYVLRGSKNDYKDDLKDVLTTNEDNKNIKIDLYLTPLIIGNEIVIDPIFFDFDKWNIRPDAAYELEHIVRVLKNHPKMIIKIEAHTDSRGSDSYNETLSDKRAKSTRDYIFSRGIDTNRIESAIGYGEKQLVNKCSNGVPCTEEEHQENRRSKFIITNDYK; from the coding sequence ATGAAGACAAAAATTACACTTTTAATCTTAATTTTTTCATTCTCTTATTCATTTTCTCAGAAAAGAGTAGCTGATAAGTTCTTTAGAGATTATGCTTATGTAAAAGCAGCTGAGTTTTATGAAAGTGCAGTGAAAAAAGGAGATAGTACCGCATATACATTAGCAAGACTTGGAGATTGTTATTATAATAACTCAGATTCAAAAAAAGCAGCCCATTGGTATCAATTAGCTGCAGAAAGTGAAGAAGGGTTAAGTAATGAAAATATTCATAGATACGTACAATCATTACGAAGTATTGGTGAATATGAAAAAGCAGATGAATGGCTACAAAAATTACCTGATGCTAAAGGAAGTTTATCGAAAGAAGATTATGAGAAACTCATGACTTTAAACAACGATACTATTAATATTTACAATCTAGAAGTTAATACCAAAAACTCTGATTTTGGACCTTATGTAACAGGAAATAAATTTGTTTTTTCATCAGCAAAAAATAATAATGGTAAAATTTATGAATGGAATAATGAGCCTTATTTAGATTTATATGAAGCAAAAATAAATGTAGAAAATGGAATAAAAACGATAGAAGATGTTGTACCGATTACATCTTCAAAAATTAACACAAGTTTTCATGAATCAAGTGTAGCTATTACAAAAGATGGAACTACCATGTACTTTACCAGAAATAACTTAAACAAAAGAGATAAGTTAGATTATGATAAAGAAGGGACTTCACATTTAAAAATATATAAAGCTACACTAGTAAATGGTCAGTGGGATAATATAGAAGAACCTTCGTTTAATGATGATATCTATTCAAGCGGACATCCAGCCTTGAGTCCAGATGAAAAAACACTATATTTTACGTCAGATAGACCTGGAGGTTATGGTTTTACGGATATTTATAAGGTAGCCATTTTACCTGATGGAACTTATGGAGACCCTGTAAATATGGGAGATAAGATTAATACCATTGGTAGAGAAATGTTTCCTTATGTAGCAAAAGATTATACGCTATATTTTTCTTCAGATGGATATGCAAATTTAGGATTGTTAGATATTTATAAGTCAAGTTTATTAAATAACAATTCATCAGAAGTAAAAAACTTAGGAGCACCTTTTAATAGTGGTTATGATGATTTTGCCTTCTTTTTAAATGAAGATAATAAAACTGGGTATTTTTCATCAAATAGGCCAGGAGGAAAGGGGCATGATGACATATATAGTTTCGAAAAATGTAAGCAGTTTATTTCAGGAAAAGTATTTGATAAAAGAACAAATGAACTGTTATCAGATGCGCTAGTAGAATTAGTTGATACTACAGGAAAAGTAGTAGAAACAATTACTACAAAAGAGGATGGTTCATACTTTTTTGAAGTTAACTGTGGGAAGAAATACGTTCTTAGAGGTTCAAAAAATGATTATAAAGATGATTTAAAAGATGTATTAACGACAAATGAAGATAATAAAAATATAAAGATAGACTTGTATTTGACACCATTAATTATAGGTAACGAAATAGTGATAGACCCTATATTTTTTGATTTTGATAAGTGGAATATTCGACCAGACGCAGCCTATGAGCTAGAACATATAGTACGTGTGTTAAAAAATCATCCGAAAATGATTATTAAAATTGAAGCTCACACCGATAGTAGGGGAAGTGATAGTTATAATGAAACTTTATCAGATAAGAGAGCTAAATCTACTAGAGATTATATTTTCTCAAGAGGTATAGATACCAATAGGATAGAAAGCGCTATTGGTTACGGAGAAAAGCAATTAGTAAACAAATGTTCTAATGGTGTTCCTTGTACAGAAGAGGAACATCAAGAAAACCGACGATCAAAATTTATAATTACGAATGATTATAAATAG
- a CDS encoding PorP/SprF family type IX secretion system membrane protein has protein sequence MNHNYKLLQAVIVLFFTTVLTVQSQQLPQFTQYMYNTISINPAYAGSRQVLSIVGLHRSQWAGLDRAPETQTLSIHTPLRNDKIGLGLSFINDQLGYENFTYLYGDFSYTIQLNDDVKLAFGLKAGFTQYNIDDALIAAEGSDPGISGIQNRWEPNIGSGLLLHTNKWYVGLSAPRLLNIDHNDLEINGINYGVVDRVSYYLTGGYVFDLSDNVKFKPATLIKATNGAPVSYDITANFLFNEKFWLGGSYRINKDTGALGALVDFQVSRQFRIGYAYEHPLSDINQYSNGTHEILLMFELHKVNRVKSPRYF, from the coding sequence ATGAACCATAATTACAAACTATTACAAGCAGTTATTGTACTGTTTTTCACAACAGTTTTAACAGTTCAATCACAACAGCTACCACAATTCACACAGTATATGTACAATACAATTTCTATTAATCCAGCCTATGCAGGAAGTAGACAAGTGTTGAGTATTGTTGGATTGCATAGAAGTCAGTGGGCGGGATTAGATAGAGCACCAGAAACACAAACACTATCTATTCACACACCACTTAGAAATGATAAAATAGGATTAGGATTATCATTTATAAATGATCAATTAGGATATGAAAACTTTACCTATTTATATGGAGACTTTTCATATACCATTCAACTTAATGACGACGTTAAATTAGCCTTTGGACTTAAAGCAGGGTTTACTCAATACAATATTGATGATGCTTTGATAGCAGCCGAAGGATCAGATCCAGGAATTTCAGGAATTCAAAATAGATGGGAACCAAACATAGGTAGTGGATTGCTACTACATACCAACAAATGGTATGTAGGGCTTTCTGCCCCAAGGTTATTAAATATAGACCATAATGATTTAGAAATTAATGGAATTAATTACGGAGTTGTAGACAGAGTAAGTTATTACTTAACAGGAGGATATGTTTTTGATTTGAGTGATAATGTAAAATTTAAGCCAGCTACATTAATAAAAGCAACTAATGGAGCTCCGGTATCATATGATATCACAGCAAACTTTTTATTCAATGAAAAATTTTGGTTAGGAGGCTCATACAGGATAAATAAAGATACAGGAGCTTTAGGAGCTTTGGTAGATTTTCAAGTATCTCGTCAGTTTCGAATAGGTTACGCTTATGAGCACCCATTATCAGACATTAATCAGTATTCAAATGGAACACATGAAATATTGTTAATGTTTGAATTGCATAAAGTAAATAGAGTTAAATCTCCTAGATATTTTTAA